In one window of Pseudorasbora parva isolate DD20220531a chromosome 7, ASM2467924v1, whole genome shotgun sequence DNA:
- the gapdh gene encoding glyceraldehyde-3-phosphate dehydrogenase: MVKVGINGFGRIGRLVTRAAIQSKKVEIVAINDPFIDLEYMVYMFKYDSTHGKFKGEVKAEGGKLVIDGQAITVFSERDPANIKWGDAGATYVVESTGVFTTIEKASAHLKGGAKRVIISAPSADAPMFVMGVNHEKYDNSLKVVSNASCTTNCLAPLAKVINDNFVIVEGLMSTVHAITATQKTVDGPSGKLWRDGRGASQNIIPASTGAAKAVGKVIPELNGKLTGMAFRVPTPNVSVVDLTVRLEKPAKYDDIKKVVKAAADGPMKGILGYTEDQVVSTDFNGDCRSSIFDAGAGIALNDHFVKLVTWYDNEFGYSNRVCDLMAHMSSKE, encoded by the exons ATGGTTAAAGTTGGTATCAACGG ATTCGGCCGCATTGGGCGTCTGGTGACTCGTGCTGCCATCCAGTCCAAGAAAGTAGAGATTGTGGCCATCAATGACCCATTCATTGATCTTGAGTACATG GTTTACATGTTCAAGTATGACTCCACCCATGGCAAGTTCAAGGGTGAGGTTAAGGCAGAAGGTGGCAAGTTGGTCATTGACGGTCAGGCCATCACGGTCTTCAGCGA GAGGGACCCAGCCAACATTAAATGGGGTGATGCAGGTGCTACATATGTTGTGGAGTCCACTGGTGTCTTCACAACCATTGAGAAGGCTTCT GCTCACCTTAAGGGTGGCGCCAAGAGAGTCATCATCTCTGCCCCCAGTGCAGATGCCCCTATGTTTGTAATGGGCGTCAACCATGAGAAATATGATAATTCCCTTAAAGTTGTCAG CAATGCCTCCTGCACAACAAACTGCCTGGCTCCTTTGGCCAAGGTCATCAATGATAACTTTGTCATCGTTGAAGGTCTTATG AGCACCGTTCATGCTATCACAGCCACACAGAAAACCGTTGACGGGCCCTCTGGGAAACTGTGGCGGGATGGCCGTGGTGCCAGTCAGAACATTATCCCAGCCTCCACTGGGGCTGCCAAGGCTGTGGGCAAAGTCATTCCTGAGCTTAATGG CAAACTTACTGGCATGGCCTTCCGTGTCCCCACCCCCAATGTGTCCGTGGTGGATCTGACCGTCCGCCTTGAGAAACCT GCCAAGTATGATGACATCAAGAAAGTGGTCAAGGCTGCAGCTGATGGACCCATGAAAGGCATCCTGGGATACACAGAGGATCAG GTGGTTTCCACTGACTTCAATGGGGATTGTCGCTCGTCTATCTTTGATGCCGGTGCTGGCATCGCCCTCAATGATCACTTTGTCAAGTTGGTCACATG GTATGACAATGAGTTTGGC
- the nppcl gene encoding C-type natriuretic peptide-like yields the protein MVLSQTNLFLFFVFLCLYCVELSSELLFGVSGANITCTMLCSSVFVVLLVLLANPVPGHTRALHTPDKAMQVIEQFLERYNDLLTLDDLENLTSEEEPVQTFSSGLKVAEYPKWIDVPVQSENAWLRLLKSALANQKRAPPDRLKRGWNRGCFGLKLDRIGSMSGLGC from the exons ATGGTATTATCACAAACTAACCTCtttctgttttttgtgtttctttgtttgTACTGTGTAGAACTTTCTTCAGAATTGCTTTT TGGTGTATCTGGGGCCAATATCACTTGCACCATGCTGTGCTCCTCTGTATTTGTGGTGCTTCTAGTCCTTCTGGCCAATCCGGTGCCGGGCCACACCCGAGCCCTGCACACCCCTGACAAAGCCATGCAG GTCATTGAGCAGTTCCTTGAGCGCTACAATGACCTTTTGACCCTTGATGATCTTGAGAACCTCACGAGTGAGGAAGAGCCTGTGCAGACCTTCAGCTCTGGGCTAAAGGTTGCGGAATATCCTAAATGGATTGACGTACCCGTGCAGAGCGAGAATGCCTGGCTCCGCCTCTTGAAGAGTGCTTTGGCCAATCAGAAGCGAGCTCCACCGGACCGGTTGAAGAGGGGTTGGAATCGAGGCTGTTTTGGCCTGAAACTGGATCGGATCGGCTCTATGAGTGGCCTCGGCTGCTAA